The region GCGCCGCTTTAAAAACATTCAAAAGTCTCGATGAAAATTCGGGCAAGTTTACGTATTTTGCATTTACCTCCGATAATCCGGGCGAAACTTTCCACATTGAATTTCGCTACGGCAGCACTTTAGATGGCTTATACAATTATCTTTCGGGCGATTATGCTTACTGGCTTCCGTCGGGAATTCCGACAGAAAATACAGACGATTATACGAAGAAAGCGATTGATTTATTTATCAGTGAAAATAGCAAATAAATTTTACACAAAGTAACTGCGCGCCGTAGGCGCGCAAAATGAAAATGGCGCGGCAAAGCCGCGCCATTGCTTTAATTTTTTAAAATCAATTTCTGCGCGCTTTTCGCGCGCAGAAATTTGCGATAATCATGACCGCGATAAAAATGGCGAACGCAACTGCGCCCATCCAAAGCGAATAGCGGACAGCGTCCGATTTGTATTCGAAATGCACAGTCGAATTGCCTGCGGGGACAACGACAGCGCGGAGGGTTCCGAAAGCTTTGTAAACTTTTGCGGGATTTCCGTTGACGGTCGCTTTCCAATAACGATGGAAATTGCCCGAAGAAAGCATAATCGCGGGCTTGTCGGAGGAAACTTGATAGGTAATGTCATCCATTTTCGGTTTTGCGATGACTTTTGCGCTTCCGTGAATTTCACTTGAAGATTCAAAGCCTGCGGGCGCTTCGGAAAGAATAATCGTCTTCTTAAAATCGGCGCCGTTGCGTAGAGCTGTTACCGCTGCGGAATCGCTGAGAGTGGTAAAGTCTGCATAAAGATGTCCGTCGAAATTTTCATGCTTTAACGGAATGTATTGCGTTCCCGCACGGGAATCGAAAATCACATCGCCGATGTCCATCAAATCAAGGAACGCATTTTCTTCGGTTCCTTGGGCGACAGCGTTTACATTATACAGATAATTTTCGTTGTTCTGTCCGCCGCGGAATAGACGGTAACTTGCGAGTTCGTTATCGTGGAAACCGTCTGCGTTTCGCAAATTGTAAAGCGGGAAAGAATTGGAACTGAGCGCTTGATCGCGGGAAAGTGAAAGGATGCGCGGGCGCAAAAGCGTATCGGGATGTTCTGCGAGAATGCTGCGAATCACGGGATTTGTCGGCTGCACATATTCTTTGCGCTCGACATTTTGCACGAAGACCGCATCGATGGTGTAAAGTTCAACGGCGGCGAGAGCGCCGACGATTGCAGCTTTTTTCACCGCAGAAAATTTCATCGTCATCACGACCCAAACCGCGACGACTGCGATGACTGCGACGAAGAAACTCGGCAAAATTTTAGCAGCGGCAAATTGCATAACCGTTTCATTTAACGGCTTAAAGTAACTCGCGGTGACGGGATCGATGAGCAAATTTTGATTGGAAAGGAAGAAAATTCCCGTGAGGAAAAATGGCACAAAAATCGCGCCGAGTTCAAGCTTTGAAGAACCGCGGAATTGCAGTTTAAAAGCATTCGCAAATTCTTCGGGTTTAAATGCGACATTGCGATCGAGAATATTGAGAACTGCGATGAGCGCAAGGCCGTAAGCGATGGAAATGAAAAGTCCGGGACCGCCGAGGAAACTCGTCCACGCAAAGCGCGCAACGCAAACGATTCCGAGCAAAATGAGGAACATTACAAGGCCCGCACGCAGAGCGCGGCGGCTTTCTTTTTCGGCAAAAGATTTGACGAC is a window of Hallerella porci DNA encoding:
- a CDS encoding glycosyltransferase family protein: MQKETVKKIGAFAGIGVAFFIFLLFIFRAFVFDANTLMLNSDQLNGIGSKVLRAQNFILTEWDDSRLGGVPTIDALFGDAYHPLVLVEFLTDPARAVGFKFILILWVAFLSAMALARSLTGSLAWGTLFGFLYAFSPQYFSYVYGGHDGKMMVFAIAPLALLAIRKIIREGSILYFAVFTLSVVWMILGSHLQLTYLFLWGAGFYALFETLALSTTWKTRAKKLGIAAGALAIALGISAFQIIPPYLYTTAESVRGTGEKTNYGHASSWSLHQEELASMLIPGFLGVDVYEQKEGPELAGSSLISVAYADMQKNHIQSSPFYWGHNPFKLNHDSAGIILTFLAFLGFFVRKNRRAAAFWFVGAAVALTYAMGVHSPLFKLWFAIIPGMKSFRAPSMAMFWLPLLMLMMAIPVVKSFAEKESRRALRAGLVMFLILLGIVCVARFAWTSFLGGPGLFISIAYGLALIAVLNILDRNVAFKPEEFANAFKLQFRGSSKLELGAIFVPFFLTGIFFLSNQNLLIDPVTASYFKPLNETVMQFAAAKILPSFFVAVIAVVAVWVVMTMKFSAVKKAAIVGALAAVELYTIDAVFVQNVERKEYVQPTNPVIRSILAEHPDTLLRPRILSLSRDQALSSNSFPLYNLRNADGFHDNELASYRLFRGGQNNENYLYNVNAVAQGTEENAFLDLMDIGDVIFDSRAGTQYIPLKHENFDGHLYADFTTLSDSAAVTALRNGADFKKTIILSEAPAGFESSSEIHGSAKVIAKPKMDDITYQVSSDKPAIMLSSGNFHRYWKATVNGNPAKVYKAFGTLRAVVVPAGNSTVHFEYKSDAVRYSLWMGAVAFAIFIAVMIIANFCARKARRN